In Lolium rigidum isolate FL_2022 chromosome 7, APGP_CSIRO_Lrig_0.1, whole genome shotgun sequence, the DNA window CCTTGGTAAATTTTCGCTTAGCTGTATGTGCTTAGTTTGAATGTTATAGACTGCCGGCGACCATTTTGTTTGATTTACCCCTATGATAACAGATAAGAGGAATCAGAAATGTCCGAGCAGAGTATTCTGTGGAGCCAGCTAAACGGATATCAGCTTCTGTTGTTGCCTCTGCCGATGTCCTGGAGTACATATCGGTACGTGGCTTGAACAGCAAGTCCTTTCTTTTAGTGACATTTCATTGTACCTATATTGTGAGCCTTTTGACCCAGCAATTTAGCGTAGCATGTTTTTCAGAAAGAAGACTTGTGGTTATTCGGTGTAATTTAGTACTCAAATTGTTGAAATCAAATTGCCAAAGAATACTGCATAGACGTATTATTTAGCTGGGAAAGCTTCGCCGTTAGAACTTAAGAGAGTAGAGTTAACCATGTATGGATGATAGATGCTATCTTCCTGTAAATATCAGCAGAAAGTTGCTGTTTCCTCAAAAAATCTACGATAGCTGCAACTTTCCTGCATACAGCctgctgttttattttattttattccagTCATCTGACTAGTATTTTTATGCCGCAGAAAGAGAGGCAGGTTCTTGCTTTACTTTCGAAGCTTGACGCAAAGAATGTACATTTTACTGAATCGCTACCAAGTGAGTACCTTGTAAAATTTTCGAGACGTTATCTTGATTGATGCAGTTTGCCAATACGAAAACACATTCCATGCTTGCTAGGTGATGCAAACCAGTCTGTCCACATTGTTGCTGATGAGGGTTTGGAGGCGTACCTACCTTTGGCTGACATGGTTGATGTGTCTGAGGAAGTTAAGCGGCTCTCCAAGCGCCTATCTAAGATGCAGATAGAATATGACGCTCTTTTGGCCCGGCTCAGTTCCCCCAGTGTATGTCGACTATTTCTTCTTTCTGTGAGCTAgttttccatattcaagttcactTATCCTGTTGGTTATGCATTTCAATTGTGGTGCAGTTTGTAGAGAAGGCGCCGGAAGATATAGTTCGTGGAGTTCGTGAAAAAGCATCGGAGGCAGAGGAGAGGATCTCCCTGACTAAGAACCGGCTTTCCTTCCTGCAGTCAACAGTTTCCACGTAGATGTACTATTCATCATCGATGGTGGGATCTGCCATTGTGAAGCCAATTTTGATTTATACTGGCTCGGCACCACAGATGTTCAAACACTAGTCTGTGAAGCAAACTTCCCTCTGAAATGGTCAGCCCGAAGCAGCAGAGCAGAGCCGTAGATGGGTTATACTTCACAAAAACATTCTAAATTCATTTTGATGTATACGGCTTAATAGGATTGTTTATTTTGCCGCCTCTATAATTTTCTTGTAGTATAATGATTTATATTGAAAACACTTGCAGTTGTAAGATTGTCTTGTGAATTTGTCTGGTCAGTCAACACCATCCATTCGGAATATATTGAAACAAAATATGGCATGATTAGAACCTGTGAATTCAACATTAAATAGTTCCACCCTCCTATCTTGATGATCGATACATCCCTAGAGCCATCCTAGGCGCTCACAGCAACTTGTACCAATGAAGCTTTGTTGTAATCTGATATCGGCACCTTGATGTCCTGTCACCGGAGTATCAAGAGTGCGCTCCGGATTGTCTGATATGGCCTGGTGACTGGAGTCGTCTTTGTGGCTGTGAACCCATGTGAGATGACCTTGCGTGGGAAGACGGCTCTCATGAATCATCATCATATGGACTGTTCAAGCAAATGTCCGGTATCAGGGCCTCAGGTGACTCGGCACAGCAAGCTACGTCTTAATCATCCACGCCTACAAGGGGACTTGGCTTGGCTCCCTCAGGTTCCGGAACCCAGCCCACCTGTTGAGGTTGGGCGAGTGCTTCCCATGGCAGTCGGCAGGCACACTTTACCTCTTCCACCCTAGTGTGCTGTCGCAGCCCCGCAGGATGGCGTCGATCCTCCACAAACTCCTCATTGACACCCTCGTAGTCGTAACAGACGCCTCTCTAGCGTGAAGGCACAAAGATACTTTTAGCAATTATCCATCCTACATTCCAAGaaggagagcaattttctagataTAGTTTTCTTTTCTAGCATATAAAATTTAGTATCATATATGAATCCAGGAAACATACACTGCAAACATATACGTTAGATAAAGGAAAGACCAAATTTCTCTTCTAGAGAGAAAACAAGGTATGATGCGGATTGACACAAGTATTGATCTGCCCGACCCAAAGGAAATTTTATATTCAATATACTGTCGAGACCAACTCCAGTTCTGGTTCGAACCACCAGATTGCAGAAACCATGGATGTGTAACTGCCCCTTAGCTGCTGAATAGATCGCACCGCCATAAACAATGTGCAATGGAGGATAGGGGTACCTCTTCTTAAGAGGAACAATATCTTCAAACTGAGCCTTTAGGCGTAACACAGCATGCATGCAGCAAGAAATGATATCATCAAGCCAAATGCCAGCCACGTCAATTCCTCTGAAAATTCATGTTGTAAATACAAACGTCCACCAAGTCTACATACACCCTATTGATCTGCTACAAGATTCACCACCAACCAGTGTCACACGAGCCTCACAGAGAAAACATTGGGAGATGCATTCTTGGCATGCGTCTTGCAACAGTTTGCTCCAAGAATCTTACAAAATCGATGGCAAGTTAACAGATGTTTCTCTACCAAGCACCTCTCAGCCTCAGGTTGTGGTGTGTATCTCTGGGTCGCTCACTCTGCTGGTATCTGCAGGAGTTCGCGGATACCTTCACATACCTGCATTTGAACAATAGGAGAGGGTAGCATATAAGCAGATAATGCTATAGACCTTACATCATGTACTACATGAACGAAACACCTAATTTATTGTACTTACCATCTTGATCTGTGCTTTTATGCCTGCGATAAGGTGTGTGTACTCATCTATTTGACTGTAAACATGAAAAACTTCACATCATGAATATGTGAGTTAATGTCAAAccacaaaaatagaagttacaacagcatgcatatgaatgtcgcCGAGGGGCCCGACATCAATAATGACCATCTCTGTAGTACACGCAAGAACAGTACGCACAGCTGCAAAGCAAGCATGCCAGCATACGTAACCGGATGGACATAATCGACATACAGATATTTCTATAGCAATAGGCATAAACCAATTAAAGAGCGAGACATCTATGGCATGCTACTGCCATGAACAAACAAATACAACGAGATCTAAAACCATCGTCATTGGACCGAAAACTTTCACAAAAATATGTTATAAATGACTACAGAAGGTGTTGGAAACGGATTAAAAATGAAACTGGATGACATGGCAGCAAGGTGGTGGACACATGACATCCATTTGTGAAACCACCAGAGGGTGAAAACTTAACTTTTTCCATAGTTCAAGGTTTGCATTTCAAACAGTTTTAGAGTTCAAGGTCGAAAAATGAACTTTCACCTTCAGGGTTGAGAAGTGCGCTATTTTTCTATGTTATGACCCACACACATGGCTAATTATAAGGTCTGGATGTGGATACCAACTACATATGATGCTACCGCTACAGGTTATCTTCATGTTCTGAAGATGCCTATGGAATTGAATAATAGATGCAGATCAGAAGCACACAAGAATCAGCTTTGACTATGTACATTGCCCCTTATTGCTTATGTCAAATAAGCTAGTTCTATTCAGCATTTGATGCCTGAGTGAGCATCAAGCTCCAACAAGTAAAAATACCTTGAATAAGTGTACAAAAACTATCTAGAGATGAAAGAGTCCACAATGCTCAAGAATATCACCTttgctcaaaagaaaaaaaaccaaTCACTTCAGCTAAACCAGCATGCTCTACCAAGTGTAATAAGTTAATGACCCGGCAAAAGTAAGTTAATATTACTATGTACGCAAACTGTGACAAACAGGGCATAAAGCACCAGAACGTCCCTAAATCATCAACCTCTCTTTAGCATAATTACCTTCTCAAAAAATAATTCTTCATGCCTTATAAATATTGCTGTGAAGCAGGATCTGAAATTCAATGTTCAAAATGAGTTACCTGGCCAACCTTGCTTCTCTTACAGAAATAAACTGCAGAGCTTCTTGCCATGTAAATTCCACATGAAAACCAAGACCAATGTCCACAAAAATGTGTCTCGTGTCTGGCCTGTAGGAATAATCACAGAATAAGGGCAACAATTAATCTCAACAGTTCAAGAAAATTTACTGGATGCATGAAAGCGTAGGTTTCAAACAGGTAATTAATAATACCCTAGAGTTATTCCAACCTTTTAATGTTAACCTAACAGCTTGTTCAAGAAGGCCAATTAAGGAAGGAGTTGAAATGATGAAGCATGCCAAAGCAAGTTTCACATTTGCTCGCTATGCTGTCTAATGACCAATGACCTTCTTTCTACTTTATGTAGTGCACACTAATCTAAACAGTTCCTTTCTAGAGATTACAGAGAATGTGAGTCCAGAATGAGTTTTTTTACACAAGAATTTTGTCTAATTGACAAATGTCAAATCAAACCCTGTAACCCACtactatgttgcaaatatgtctaCTCTGGATCGAGGAGTGAAACAGCAAAGGCAAGAACTTCAGAATTTGAGGCAGTGTAGGGTGAAGGGATGCTTACACTTCTGCCTGCATGTACACCTCAGAGCCAATATTGACCATGGATCTCATGCTGGTTACACCATTCTTTTCCAAATTTTCGATATTTCGCTTCAAATCCAAGCTGCAACCAATCAACAAAAACATAAACCATCAGAATGAACAATATTGCCAGATATATGAACCATTGGAAGCAAGAGACCTACATAGTTCAGTACAATTGCAGCAGAAAGGAATACGATGAGAGCTTACAAGGTCTTTTGCTGCTGGAACAAGTTATCGCGCTGGGCAATGGCATTCACAAGATCAGGCTTGAGCCGTCGGTCAACGAAATCCTCAAACTTCTTTACCTTCTCCTGTCGCAGACGCGCCTCCAACGCGTCCATCAACATGTCCCAGCCGGTTTCCTTTGGGATTCGTGTCCACAGCCAACCTTAGCATACCAACAGCAAGTAATAAATATCACAATTCCACAACTCATAAAACATGGCCAAaagataaggctctggttggatgTTTTTATTGAGCCCTTTGGAGTTGAATTGACTGCAGTACCAAATCAACCAAGAAACTGAAATAGACCGGCGATTCCATTTTCGTTTTTAGTTTTGTTTGGATGTACTGCATGTATTGGTAGTTGGAATCTTAGGAGAGCACCGAATCCTAATTGTTGTTTGTATTGATGGCACGGTATTGAATTGCAAACTTGCTCCTGTCTCATCCTCATCCCTCCTCCTCACAGGCTTGGCCTCCCCGTCCCAGCAGACAGCCGACAGCCGTGTCGTCTCCCTTGATCTCCTCCATGTGCAGCACCAGCCCGGCTTCGCAGCGACAGCTAGGGAGTGGGGTGGTCATCCCGGGCGCAGTCCAACATGACCGGCAGGGCGGCGTCCAATCCCCTGACTGCTTCCCGCTTCGGCGGAGTTGCGCCTGGCTCGGATGGAGCCAGCCAGAGAGATTGAGgggaagggagagagggaggaaggGATGAGGATGGCCGGAGATGGAAGGGACGGGGAGGAGGATTGCCGGAGGGCTCACCTGCACCGCCGCCTTGGAGTCCCTGCACCGcccagtggcggacgcaggaaagaATTGGAGGGGGGCACACCTCAAAATTTTTTTTTGCGCACCCCCAAAATGTGAAAAACCTTTGCATAATGAAGTAATGAACAATATACAAGACAAATTCATTGCATTGGAGTTCAACACATATATCCAGTCCATGCATATATCAAATGTGCACGATTACAATACAAATAGTTTAAAACATTACAAGGATCTTTGATGCTTGTTTCTGAAAAATTAGCACAGTCTGGTTATTTCTCTTCATTTCTACACAATTGAAACATTCAAACATTACTACTTTAGCAATTTTATGTGTTCTTCATCATATAAGACTTAACATACATATGTACAGAGAGCAGTTTATATGAAAATAGCTGAAATGCACTAGCAGTTCATTCATACTACTGTGCGTCTGTGCTGAACAGAGTTAGAGATCAATATGTG includes these proteins:
- the LOC124675546 gene encoding protein UXT homolog, with the protein product MLMDALEARLRQEKVKKFEDFVDRRLKPDLVNAIAQRDNLFQQQKTFLDLKRNIENLEKNGVTSMRSMVNIGSEVYMQAEVPDTRHIFVDIGLGFHVEFTWQEALQFISVREARLASQIDEYTHLIAGIKAQIKMVCEGIRELLQIPAE